The Spea bombifrons isolate aSpeBom1 chromosome 7, aSpeBom1.2.pri, whole genome shotgun sequence genomic interval GGTTCCTTATTTCAGCTCTATTAATTCCTGTGGTTTTATGCATATTAGGATTTTGTATAAATTGTAGATTACTGTTATATTAGTAAATAGAAGGGATATATCTGTATTCTCTGACGCATTCCGCTGTCATTTACCTCGTGTAAGTATTTCGATATTATTTAGCTCAAATATGAATGTTACAGAGAATCATACAGCCTCTAATATATAAATCATTGAAACAATGCTCAAATATATTAGCTagtttaaattataataataccgaAAATAAGGAGTCAAATAGATGTTAATTACTTATCCACATTCGTCCATCAGTCGTACATCATTGGCCTTATTCCCCCTTTTTTCCTTCCCTATTATATACATGGTATCGTTTATACGTTTTTAAGCAATAAAAAATGGGTTATTTAACTAATTACATATGGTTGGCATGGAAGGTGCGTGGGTGATCCATGGTAACCATATCCCCAGATATTTCTTTCTATTTCCTGTACTCATATTGTGTGTAGGCCCATCTTTATTTAATTCCTTAGCAGACAAATGGACGATTACCGGCCGAGCGGAAAGATGATTTTCGCATCGGGAATTTTAGAGAAAAACTCGAGGGGCATCGGCGGGCCgggctgtgggggggggggcggaggTCAGGCCGGGGGGGTCTGAGTCACAGGGGGTGATCACGCGGGGTATTTGCTGAGCCTGCAGAGCATTCCCTGCTATATATAAACACGGACAGGACCTGAGAACACGCGTGACATCATCCCCACGAGTCAGCCATGACATCACTAGCaggatataaatgtattatataatcGCAGCTGTCCCACACTGCCAGGGGTCTGTGCCGACAGTGCGCTCCGTATAGTGACGCTGAGTATATCCGTGCCGACAGTGCGCTCCGTATAGTGACGCTGAGTATATCCGTGCCGACAGTGCGCTCCGTATAGTGCCGCTGAGTATATCCGTGCCGACAGTGCGCTCCGTATACTGATGCTGAGTATATCCATGCCGACAGTGCGCTCCGTATACTGATGCTGAGTATATCCATGCCGACAGTGCGCTCCGTATACTGATGCTGAGTATTTCCTCCCCAGGTGTCTCTTGCCCCTCTGGACGCTCGTGGAGCTCGGACCTCGGGAGGTGCATGGAGTGCGTGATCTGCGAGCAATCCAGCAAGAGCGACTTCTGCCAGACATGTAAGAGACAGCCACGAGAGCGTAACAGACAGAGACAGTCACTGATATTACGAGAGCGTAACAGAGAGACAGTCACTGATATTACGAGAGCGTAACAGACAGAGACAGTCACTGATATTACGAGAGCGTAACAGACAGAGACAGTCACTGATAttacgagagtgtaacagagagagACAGTCACTGATAttacgagagtgtaacagagagagACAGTCACTGATAttacgagagtgtaacagagagagACAGTCACTGATAttacgagagtgtaacagagagagACAGTCACTGATATTACGAGAGCGTAACAGAGAGAGACAGTCACTGATATTACGAGAGCGTAACAGAGAGACAGTCACTGATAttacgagagtgtaacagagagagACAGTCACTGATATTACGAGAGCGTAACAGAGAGACAGTCACTGATATTACGAGAGCGTAACAGACAGAGACAGTCACTGATAttacgagagtgtaacagagagagACAGTCACTGATATTACGAGAGCGTAACAGACAGAGACAGTCACTGATATTACGAGAGCGTAACAGAGAGACAGTCACTGATAttacgagagtgtaacagagagacAGTCACTGATATTACGAGAGCGTAACAGAGAGAGACAGTCACTGATATTACGAGAGCGTAACAGAGAGACAGTCACTGATATTACGAGAGCGTAACAGACAGAGAGACAGTCACTGATAttacgagagtgtaacagagacaGTCAGTGATATTACGAGAGCGTAACAGACAGAGAGACAGTCACTGATAttacgagagtgtaacagagagagACAGTCACTGATATTACGAGAGCGTAACAGAGAGACAGTCACTGATATTACGAGAGCGTAACAGACAGAGACAGTCACTGATAttacgagagtgtaacagagagagACAGTCACTGATATTACGAGAGCGTAACAGACAGAGACAGTCACTGATATTACGAGAGCGTAACAGAGAGACAGTCACTGATATTACGAGAGCGTAACAGAGACAGTCAGTGATATTACGAGAGCGTAACAGACAGAGAGACAGTCACTGATATTAGGAGAGCGTAACAGAGACAGTCACTGATATTATGAGAGCGTAACAGAGAGACAGTCACTGATATTACGAGAGCGTAACAGAGAGAGACAGTCACTGATATTACGAGAGCGTAACAGAGAGAGACAGTCACTGATATTACGAGAGCGTGTGACGGTCGGTGACTAATTTGTGGTTGGTTGCAGGTGAGAGCCCAGAAAAGCAGCCGTTCTTCCCCCTGCTGCTGGTTATCGGATTGTCAGCTCTTGGGTTCGCTCTCATCGTTGTTATCCTGAGTGTCACCGTGTATCTCACCCACTGCCGCAGGAAAAGCAAGTTCACCAGTGAGTACGGACACTAGTCCTAGAGGGGCAGGCTCTAGgagcttaaccctttgagtgtgtATCAGAATTCCCACGGTCTGTGGACCCCCGCTCCTTCCTCTTATATCTGTGTGTTCTCTGCTTACTCGACAGCCCCCATCGAAGAGACGGGCGCCCACTCGGCGGAGGCGCTGCTCATACACTGAAGGTGGGCGAGTGTTAGTGAGCGAGCAGCAGGGGGCGCAACGCTCTGCAGTCCCAGCGACGACTCTGTTTCACCCCCTCTTCGCAGACCGCCTCCGTGGGATCTTCCTACCCGAGACGGCGGGGGACGCTGCTACCCGTGCactttatacatgtatatatatgtacggaggatgtatagatatatatataggtgtatataCCTGCGCTGGACGCAGGGACagatgcttttttgttttttaacccttcGTGGAGCGTTGCCGAGCAGCGCGGACTCATCCGTCTGGCCCAGAAACGTTTCGTTTCCCACCATTTCCGGACAC includes:
- the TNFRSF12A gene encoding tumor necrosis factor receptor superfamily member 12A, which codes for MRQTLVTLVLLVLVELCRGEPDPGVSCPSGRSWSSDLGRCMECVICEQSSKSDFCQTCESPEKQPFFPLLLVIGLSALGFALIVVILSVTVYLTHCRRKSKFTTPIEETGAHSAEALLIH